In the Leptotrichia sp. oral taxon 212 genome, one interval contains:
- a CDS encoding ATP-binding cassette domain-containing protein produces the protein MIRIRNLSKKYGENVVFENRSFDLEERKTIAIMGKSGLGKTTLLRILMGLEKYDAGSIEGMENKKISAVFQEDRLCENLSAVTNVAIVCEKNVTLQEIRKELENIGLSGSTEKPVRELSGGMKRRVAIIRSIMADSDIVVFDEPFKGLDVETRKTVIEYLKEKLKDRTVIMVTHDIDEALSLNCKIINLK, from the coding sequence ATGATCAGAATAAGAAATCTTTCAAAAAAATATGGAGAAAACGTTGTTTTTGAAAACAGGTCATTTGACCTTGAGGAAAGAAAAACAATAGCAATTATGGGAAAATCAGGCCTTGGAAAAACTACTCTTCTAAGAATATTGATGGGTCTTGAAAAGTACGATGCAGGCAGCATTGAAGGAATGGAAAATAAGAAAATAAGTGCAGTCTTCCAGGAAGACAGGCTTTGTGAAAATCTTTCGGCAGTAACAAATGTTGCCATTGTATGCGAAAAGAATGTTACTTTGCAGGAAATAAGAAAAGAACTGGAAAATATAGGTCTTTCAGGGAGTACAGAAAAGCCTGTAAGAGAACTTAGCGGCGGAATGAAAAGAAGGGTGGCAATAATAAGAAGCATTATGGCTGATTCAGATATTGTAGTATTTGATGAGCCTTTTAAGGGACTGGATGTGGAAACCAGAAAAACTGTTATTGAGTATCTGAAGGAAAAATTAAAGGACAGAACAGTTATAATGGTGACACACGATATAGATGAAGCTTTGTCATTAAACTGCAAAATAATAAACTTAAAATAA
- a CDS encoding 5-methyltetrahydropteroyltriglutamate--homocysteine S-methyltransferase, which yields MCTVNAPHRHDTVGSFLRTERLKKARKDFEEGNINGEELTKIEDEEIKKIVDKQIELGYTSVTDGEFRRSYWHLDFFWGFNGIGHIHADKGYEFNGVITRDDTAIVTGKISGENHPFVKHYTFLRDLVKDKGNVEARLTIPAPAQFYAELVREDKHVEALLKVYPDFKGLEDDIVNAYKTVINDLYREGLRTLQIDDCTWGCLVDDNFIESFIEKSDRDKEVIRREFAEKFLNINNRVFKNNQEDLVINTHVCRGNYDSTWFGQGGYDKVADELFGKEDVNAYYLEFDTERAGTFESLAKVSGDKKVVLGLVTSKNPTLEEKETVISRIKEASKYIPLDRLYLSPQCGFASTEEGNRLTEEEQWAKLRFIKEIADEVWGS from the coding sequence ATGTGTACAGTAAATGCACCACATAGACATGATACAGTAGGAAGTTTTTTGAGAACTGAAAGACTGAAAAAAGCAAGAAAAGATTTTGAAGAAGGAAATATAAACGGGGAAGAATTAACAAAAATTGAAGATGAGGAAATAAAGAAAATTGTAGATAAACAGATTGAACTTGGTTATACGAGTGTGACTGACGGGGAATTCAGACGTAGTTACTGGCATCTGGATTTTTTCTGGGGATTTAATGGAATAGGTCATATCCATGCTGATAAAGGATATGAATTTAATGGAGTAATTACTCGTGATGATACAGCAATTGTTACAGGAAAAATCAGTGGTGAAAATCATCCGTTTGTAAAGCATTATACATTTTTAAGGGATCTGGTAAAAGATAAAGGAAATGTTGAAGCAAGGCTTACAATACCTGCACCTGCACAGTTTTATGCTGAACTTGTAAGAGAAGATAAGCATGTGGAGGCATTGCTGAAGGTTTATCCGGATTTTAAAGGACTGGAAGATGATATTGTAAATGCTTATAAGACTGTTATAAATGATTTGTACAGAGAAGGTCTTAGAACTTTGCAGATTGATGACTGTACATGGGGATGTCTTGTAGATGATAACTTTATTGAGTCATTTATTGAAAAAAGTGACAGGGATAAGGAAGTAATCAGACGTGAATTTGCAGAAAAATTTTTAAATATAAATAACAGGGTATTTAAGAATAATCAGGAAGATTTAGTAATAAATACACATGTATGTCGTGGTAATTATGATTCCACATGGTTTGGCCAAGGAGGGTATGACAAGGTTGCCGATGAACTTTTTGGTAAAGAAGATGTAAATGCCTATTATTTGGAATTTGATACAGAAAGAGCTGGAACTTTTGAATCACTTGCGAAGGTATCAGGAGATAAGAAAGTTGTTCTGGGGCTTGTAACTTCCAAAAATCCTACATTGGAAGAAAAGGAGACAGTAATTTCACGTATAAAGGAAGCTTCAAAATATATCCCGCTGGACAGGTTGTATCTAAGCCCTCAATGTGGATTTGCTTCAACTGAAGAAGGAAACAGACTTACTGAAGAAGAACAGTGGGCAAAGCTTAGATTCATTAAGGAAATTGCTGATGAAGTATGGGGAAGTTAG
- a CDS encoding ABC transporter permease: protein MIKKQKTFLVKGLSLIFWIILWQIIAGKINQELLLASPLAVLKQTVTSAFERNFWERVLFSYFHIMSGFFIAIFTGIILAVLSYNFKLIRILLHPLIASIRSVPTAAVIILFLIWTDVKNLSVMVSVFMTLPIIYVSILKGLEEVDKNLLEMAKVFRITALKKIIYIYISQIIPYFESGGLNALGIAWKSGIAAEVIGIPTGSIGEILYESKVYLNTVSLFSWAIVIIILGFISEKIFVCLIKLCMRKIEGR, encoded by the coding sequence ATGATAAAAAAACAGAAAACTTTTTTAGTGAAGGGACTATCCCTCATATTTTGGATAATATTATGGCAGATTATTGCCGGTAAAATAAATCAGGAACTGCTTCTGGCGTCGCCTCTGGCTGTACTGAAGCAGACTGTGACCTCTGCTTTTGAACGGAACTTCTGGGAAAGAGTACTTTTTTCCTATTTTCATATAATGTCAGGATTTTTCATTGCAATATTTACAGGAATCATACTAGCAGTGCTGTCGTATAATTTTAAGCTGATAAGGATACTGCTTCATCCATTGATTGCTTCCATAAGGTCTGTACCAACTGCAGCTGTGATAATACTGTTCCTCATATGGACAGACGTCAAAAATCTTTCTGTTATGGTTTCAGTATTTATGACACTTCCAATAATTTATGTAAGTATTCTCAAAGGTCTGGAAGAGGTGGATAAAAATCTTCTTGAAATGGCAAAAGTTTTCAGAATAACGGCATTAAAAAAGATAATTTACATTTATATATCCCAGATAATACCCTATTTTGAGTCAGGAGGACTTAATGCCCTTGGAATAGCGTGGAAATCAGGGATTGCGGCAGAAGTAATAGGAATTCCGACAGGCTCAATAGGAGAAATCCTGTACGAGTCGAAAGTCTATCTGAATACGGTAAGCCTGTTTTCATGGGCAATTGTGATTATTATACTTGGATTTATAAGTGAGAAGATTTTCGTATGTCTTATAAAACTTTGCATGAGAAAGATAGAGGGAAGATAG
- a CDS encoding ClC family H(+)/Cl(-) exchange transporter, translated as MAKNMIQELKDVQQLKSRRRNIFLIFLCLLIGMIAGGIVVLYTVLLEKSSHLRNSFFEEITPLRMITGLAVFILLGLAVQFMLEKYPLIGGSGIPQVSGLLQKKIKFNWFPELITKFFGGVLAIGTGMSMGREGPSIHLGALVGEGIKKIFRMSEVEEKYLVTCGASAGISAAFNAPLAGTVFALEELHKFFSPLLLICVLVASGSANYVLRLILGSETTFQYNFIQPKTTSPIFTLIITVVFALVITISGKAFSFFLVYFQKKYKNIKMNKYLRISVFMVIPFLIAVFFKDVTGGGHQLIVRMFKENSALKILFLILFIKFFYTMLCYGTGFPGGIFFPMLVIGALIGKIYGEILYTYFSVSPEFIVHFMLLGMAAYFTAVVRAPITGIILILEMTGNFSYLFMLIIVVTMTYVLTELFKMEPIYEILFENMFAGKKLKTDNPEEEDRIVTLLIHVGINSEFENKKIKELDLPKTLLIVSVRANGKETIPDGETVLKSGNQLVIMTTYRTASEYASKLKDDAAKIV; from the coding sequence ATGGCTAAAAATATGATACAGGAGTTAAAGGATGTACAGCAACTGAAATCAAGAAGAAGAAATATTTTTTTAATTTTTTTATGTTTATTGATTGGAATGATAGCAGGAGGAATTGTTGTCCTCTATACAGTTCTACTTGAAAAATCGTCACATCTGAGAAATTCATTTTTTGAAGAAATAACACCTTTAAGGATGATTACAGGGCTGGCAGTTTTTATACTGCTGGGACTGGCTGTCCAGTTTATGCTGGAAAAGTATCCGTTAATTGGTGGAAGCGGAATACCTCAGGTAAGCGGACTTTTACAGAAAAAAATAAAATTTAACTGGTTTCCGGAACTGATAACTAAATTTTTTGGAGGAGTTCTGGCAATAGGTACCGGAATGTCAATGGGAAGGGAAGGTCCTTCGATTCATCTTGGAGCACTTGTAGGAGAAGGTATAAAAAAGATTTTCAGAATGTCAGAAGTGGAAGAAAAATATCTTGTTACATGTGGTGCGAGTGCAGGAATATCAGCTGCATTTAATGCTCCACTTGCAGGAACGGTATTTGCACTGGAGGAACTGCACAAGTTCTTTTCTCCGTTGCTTCTGATTTGTGTACTGGTAGCAAGCGGGAGTGCTAATTATGTTTTAAGGCTTATTCTAGGTTCAGAAACAACTTTTCAGTATAATTTTATTCAGCCTAAAACTACATCGCCGATATTTACATTAATAATAACAGTGGTTTTTGCACTGGTTATAACAATTTCAGGAAAAGCATTTTCATTCTTTCTTGTGTATTTTCAGAAAAAATATAAGAATATAAAGATGAATAAATATTTAAGAATATCAGTTTTTATGGTCATACCATTTCTTATAGCGGTATTTTTTAAGGATGTTACTGGAGGAGGACATCAGCTAATAGTCCGTATGTTCAAGGAAAATTCAGCTTTGAAAATATTGTTTCTGATATTGTTTATTAAGTTTTTTTACACAATGCTGTGCTATGGAACAGGATTTCCCGGAGGAATATTTTTTCCAATGCTTGTTATTGGAGCACTGATAGGGAAAATATATGGTGAAATACTATATACATATTTTTCAGTATCTCCGGAATTTATAGTGCATTTTATGCTGCTTGGAATGGCCGCATATTTTACGGCAGTAGTAAGGGCGCCAATAACGGGAATTATTCTTATTCTGGAAATGACAGGAAATTTTTCCTATCTGTTCATGCTGATTATCGTAGTTACAATGACTTATGTTTTAACGGAACTGTTTAAAATGGAACCAATTTATGAGATATTGTTTGAAAATATGTTTGCAGGAAAAAAATTAAAGACAGATAATCCGGAAGAGGAAGATAGGATAGTAACACTGCTCATCCATGTCGGAATAAATTCGGAATTTGAAAATAAGAAAATAAAGGAACTGGATTTGCCAAAGACATTGCTTATTGTAAGTGTAAGGGCAAATGGAAAGGAAACTATTCCTGATGGTGAGACAGTTCTGAAAAGTGGAAATCAGCTTGTAATAATGACTACATACAGGACAGCAAGTGAATATGCATCAAAGCTGAAGGATGATGCGGCAAAAATAGTTTAA
- the metE gene encoding 5-methyltetrahydropteroyltriglutamate--homocysteine S-methyltransferase, giving the protein MKTAIIGYPRIGENRELKFAIEKYWKNEITENELLKIAEEIRRNQWLKQKEEKISFIPGNTFSFYDGILDTIILLNAIPKHYRDLGLNELNTYFAIARGYQGEKGDVKALSMRKWYNTNYHYMVPELDDYAKIKLNADKIFSELEEAEKLGVNTHPSVIGPFTFYKLAKTTGNKDKKEYLGDIVNVYVKLLEKCNEKNIEWVQIEEPQLVTDQTEEDIKLFEEVYTEILKNKKDVKVLLQTYFGDVRDCYGIITGLDFDGIGLDFTEGRKTEKLIAENGFPKDKVLFAGVVNGKNIWKCDYRKVLNILNNLKGKVENVVVTTSCSLLHVPYTLRNEKKLSENILRHFSFAEEKLSELKELGELSQILWENSLEKAQENEFYVKNQEIITSERGMEDKEVRDKVEKLTDNDFIRKGTRKERQKIQREELNIPLLATTTIGSFPQTKEVKLNRSKFRKGKISKEEYDKNVFNFIKECIELQEKIELDVLVHGEYERNDMVEFFGENLAGYVFTEKAWVQSYGTRCVKPPIIFGDVKRTKPISVLYSEYAQKLTEKPVKGMLTGPVTILNWSFPREDVSLSEMAFQIGLAIREEVLDLEKAGIRIIQIDEAALREKLPLRKEDWHKEYLDWGLKAFRLCHSGVKVDTQIHTHMCYSQFEDIIKDIDNMDADVITFEASRSKLTILDFLKENNFETEVGPGVYDIHSPRVPSVEEIVAALEIMVKKIGKEKLWVNPDCGLKTRGIAETVKSLENLVKATKIVKSGL; this is encoded by the coding sequence ATGAAAACAGCAATTATAGGATATCCAAGGATTGGGGAAAATAGGGAATTAAAATTTGCAATAGAGAAGTATTGGAAAAATGAAATTACAGAAAATGAACTTCTGAAAATAGCTGAGGAGATTAGAAGAAATCAATGGTTAAAACAGAAGGAAGAAAAAATTTCATTTATTCCGGGAAATACATTTTCATTTTATGACGGAATACTGGATACAATAATCCTGTTAAATGCAATTCCAAAGCATTATAGAGATTTAGGATTAAATGAACTGAATACATATTTTGCAATTGCGAGAGGTTATCAGGGGGAAAAAGGGGATGTAAAAGCTCTTTCAATGAGAAAATGGTATAATACAAACTATCATTATATGGTGCCTGAATTAGATGATTATGCAAAAATTAAATTAAATGCAGATAAGATATTTAGTGAGCTTGAGGAAGCTGAAAAATTAGGAGTAAATACTCATCCATCAGTAATTGGACCATTTACATTTTATAAATTGGCTAAAACAACGGGAAATAAAGATAAAAAAGAATATTTAGGTGATATTGTAAATGTTTATGTAAAATTATTGGAAAAATGTAATGAAAAAAATATAGAATGGGTTCAAATTGAAGAGCCGCAGTTGGTGACAGATCAGACAGAGGAAGATATAAAGCTATTTGAAGAAGTTTATACAGAAATTTTAAAAAATAAGAAAGATGTAAAAGTTCTGCTTCAGACATATTTCGGAGATGTGAGGGATTGCTATGGAATAATAACAGGACTTGATTTTGATGGGATAGGGCTTGATTTTACTGAAGGAAGAAAAACAGAAAAATTAATAGCTGAAAACGGATTTCCAAAAGATAAAGTTTTATTTGCAGGAGTTGTAAATGGGAAAAATATTTGGAAATGTGATTACAGAAAAGTTTTAAATATATTGAATAACTTAAAGGGAAAGGTTGAAAATGTAGTAGTAACGACGTCTTGTTCTTTGCTTCATGTACCTTATACTTTGAGAAATGAAAAAAAATTATCAGAAAATATATTAAGACATTTCTCGTTTGCTGAGGAAAAATTATCAGAATTAAAAGAGTTGGGAGAATTAAGTCAAATTCTTTGGGAAAATTCTCTGGAAAAGGCACAGGAAAATGAATTTTATGTAAAAAATCAGGAAATCATAACTTCTGAAAGAGGCATGGAAGACAAGGAAGTCAGAGATAAAGTTGAAAAATTGACGGATAATGATTTTATAAGAAAAGGTACAAGAAAGGAAAGACAGAAAATTCAAAGGGAAGAGTTGAATATTCCTTTACTTGCAACAACTACAATAGGTTCTTTTCCTCAGACAAAGGAAGTGAAACTGAATAGAAGTAAGTTTAGAAAAGGTAAAATTAGCAAAGAAGAATATGATAAAAATGTATTTAACTTCATAAAAGAATGTATTGAATTGCAGGAAAAAATTGAACTTGATGTGCTTGTGCATGGAGAATATGAAAGAAATGACATGGTTGAATTTTTTGGAGAAAATCTGGCAGGATATGTATTTACAGAAAAAGCGTGGGTTCAGTCTTATGGAACAAGATGTGTAAAACCACCAATAATTTTTGGAGATGTAAAAAGAACAAAACCAATTTCAGTTCTATATTCTGAATATGCTCAGAAATTAACTGAAAAACCTGTTAAAGGAATGCTTACAGGGCCTGTAACGATACTGAACTGGTCATTTCCAAGGGAAGATGTGTCATTAAGCGAGATGGCATTCCAGATTGGACTTGCTATACGTGAAGAAGTACTTGATCTGGAAAAGGCAGGAATAAGAATAATACAGATAGATGAAGCTGCACTCAGGGAAAAGCTTCCTTTAAGAAAGGAAGACTGGCATAAGGAATATCTTGACTGGGGATTGAAGGCATTTAGACTTTGTCACAGTGGAGTAAAGGTGGATACACAAATTCATACACATATGTGTTATAGCCAGTTTGAGGATATAATAAAAGACATTGACAATATGGATGCTGATGTTATAACATTTGAAGCTTCAAGATCAAAATTGACAATTCTTGATTTCCTAAAAGAAAATAACTTTGAAACAGAGGTAGGTCCTGGAGTTTATGATATTCATTCTCCTAGAGTACCTTCAGTTGAAGAAATTGTAGCAGCTTTAGAAATAATGGTTAAAAAAATTGGAAAAGAAAAGTTATGGGTAAATCCAGACTGTGGATTAAAGACAAGAGGAATTGCAGAAACTGTAAAAAGTTTGGAAAATCTTGTTAAAGCTACAAAAATTGTGAAAAGTGGATTATAA
- a CDS encoding DUF5984 family protein: protein MKIERQSKKDMKKNIFSIKFYYRPEISYEDWILKVYVDDRNICEFTVDGRIEEDTGNLIFLSDWFKNNLKFILNKNDEFPLAVDGNSGIEIRKKAYAIGIKENKEIEWFEAVHEWSERHLWTFSGLEMIYPDVMFRRIENKIEISWDSRNKYTDNKNYKIEFTYPKGSFFVNTEKFEKEVLSFIDRIEKVVKIISEKMKSVFNGKYIDSSYLYKRVSKDSLQRNFLEEINKSGYNFNSIYDLMLLNEKDKNIVSIFLKYLKLFELDIKMHLVRFLGVKGFVGASKFLLEEFHKTEDFDYRFAIANTLSLIQDENILEDLIEIVENRMYGEARIPIIYRLHKFKNFQLEKVLIKLLNDKEVSKIAEYSLNKLKNI, encoded by the coding sequence ATGAAAATTGAAAGACAGAGTAAAAAAGATATGAAAAAAAACATATTTTCAATAAAATTTTATTATAGACCTGAAATATCTTATGAAGACTGGATTTTAAAAGTATATGTTGATGATAGAAATATTTGTGAATTTACAGTTGATGGCAGAATAGAAGAAGATACAGGTAACTTAATATTTTTATCTGACTGGTTTAAAAATAATTTAAAATTTATTCTAAATAAAAATGATGAATTTCCACTAGCAGTAGATGGGAATTCAGGAATTGAAATAAGAAAAAAAGCCTATGCCATTGGAATTAAGGAAAATAAAGAAATTGAATGGTTTGAAGCTGTTCATGAATGGAGTGAACGACATTTGTGGACTTTTTCAGGGCTTGAAATGATATATCCGGATGTAATGTTTAGAAGAATTGAAAACAAGATAGAAATTTCATGGGATAGTAGAAATAAATATACAGATAATAAAAATTACAAAATTGAATTTACTTATCCAAAAGGAAGTTTTTTTGTAAATACGGAAAAATTCGAAAAAGAAGTTCTATCTTTTATTGATAGAATAGAAAAAGTTGTAAAAATTATATCAGAAAAAATGAAATCGGTCTTTAATGGGAAATATATTGACAGTAGTTATTTATACAAAAGAGTAAGTAAAGATTCTCTTCAGAGAAATTTTTTAGAAGAAATAAATAAATCAGGATACAATTTTAATTCAATATATGATTTGATGCTATTGAATGAAAAAGATAAAAATATAGTTTCCATTTTCTTAAAATATTTAAAATTATTTGAACTGGATATCAAAATGCATTTAGTAAGATTCTTAGGAGTTAAAGGTTTTGTCGGTGCCAGTAAATTTCTTTTGGAAGAATTTCATAAAACAGAAGATTTTGATTACAGATTTGCAATAGCAAATACATTATCTTTAATACAGGATGAAAATATACTGGAAGATTTAATAGAAATAGTAGAAAATAGAATGTATGGAGAAGCACGAATTCCAATTATCTATAGACTTCATAAATTCAAAAATTTTCAGTTGGAGAAAGTTCTGATAAAATTATTAAATGATAAGGAAGTTTCAAAAATAGCAGAATATTCATTGAATAAGTTAAAAAATATTTAG
- a CDS encoding ABC transporter substrate-binding protein, giving the protein MKKKFFNVFALIMVLVFTVVSCGEKKEEKKQDTQVKQEVKKEDGVIRVAAIKGPPAMGLVKLFADNEEGKTLNKYNTKIVNTPDEIAALVGKGEVDIASIPSNLASVLYNKTGGKIQTASIIAFGILYIVENGGETVKSVKDLKGKTIYLNSKGSTPEVVLNYVLKGNGLEPGKDVKLEFKSEAAEVVSAISNDPKGIALLPQPFVTVAQAKNPNLRVAFALADEWDKVPGTKKGSQVAGVIAFNKEFAEKNPEKVANFLKEYEQSVKYLNENVDEGAKLLGKYNIIPEPIAKKAIPATKVTFVAGEEMKEKISEYLRILHEGNPKIIGGKIPGDDFYYIQK; this is encoded by the coding sequence ATGAAAAAGAAATTTTTCAATGTTTTTGCACTTATAATGGTGCTTGTATTTACAGTTGTCAGCTGTGGTGAAAAGAAAGAGGAAAAAAAGCAGGACACGCAGGTAAAACAGGAAGTGAAAAAGGAAGATGGTGTTATAAGAGTTGCCGCAATAAAAGGGCCTCCTGCAATGGGACTTGTCAAGCTATTTGCAGATAACGAGGAAGGAAAGACTCTAAACAAGTACAACACTAAAATAGTGAATACGCCTGATGAAATAGCTGCATTGGTTGGAAAAGGGGAAGTAGATATTGCTTCAATCCCTTCAAATCTGGCTTCAGTTTTATATAACAAGACAGGGGGAAAAATTCAGACGGCTTCAATAATAGCCTTTGGAATACTCTATATTGTAGAAAATGGTGGAGAAACAGTAAAAAGTGTGAAAGATTTAAAAGGAAAAACAATATATCTGAACAGCAAAGGGTCAACACCTGAAGTAGTATTGAATTATGTCCTGAAAGGAAACGGACTTGAACCTGGAAAGGATGTCAAGCTGGAATTTAAGTCAGAAGCTGCTGAAGTTGTGAGTGCAATATCTAACGATCCGAAAGGAATTGCTCTTCTACCTCAGCCTTTTGTCACAGTGGCACAGGCTAAAAATCCTAATTTGAGGGTAGCATTTGCATTGGCTGATGAATGGGATAAAGTTCCAGGTACTAAAAAAGGTTCACAAGTAGCAGGAGTAATAGCCTTTAATAAGGAATTTGCAGAAAAGAACCCTGAAAAAGTGGCAAATTTTCTGAAGGAGTATGAACAGTCAGTAAAATACCTTAATGAGAATGTAGATGAGGGAGCAAAACTACTTGGAAAATATAATATAATTCCTGAACCTATAGCTAAAAAGGCAATACCAGCGACCAAAGTTACTTTTGTTGCAGGAGAAGAAATGAAGGAAAAAATTTCTGAATATTTGAGAATCTTACATGAAGGAAACCCAAAAATAATCGGTGGAAAAATTCCTGGCGATGACTTCTATTATATTCAGAAATAA